A genomic window from Bacteroidota bacterium includes:
- the groL gene encoding chaperonin GroEL (60 kDa chaperone family; promotes refolding of misfolded polypeptides especially under stressful conditions; forms two stacked rings of heptamers to form a barrel-shaped 14mer; ends can be capped by GroES; misfolded proteins enter the barrel where they are refolded when GroES binds), giving the protein MAVKIISYDSEARAALKRGVDKLADAVKVTLGPKGRNVVIDKKFGAPTITKDGVTVAKEIELEDAVENMGAQMVREVASKTSDVAGDGTTTATVLAQAIVREGMKNVTAGANPMDLKRGIDIAVQKVIEGLKSLSQTVGDDRKKIEQVGSISANNDHTIGKLIADAMEKVGKDGVITVEEAKSTETIVEWVEGMQFDRGYLSPYFVTNAETMEAELEEPFILIYDKKISVMKDLLPILEKIAQSGRSLVIIAEDIEGEALATLVVNRLRGTLRVCAIKSPGFGDRRKAMLEDIAVLTGGQVIAEEKGFKLENTQLSLLGKAKKITVDKDNTTIVEGAGEAEEIKKRINEIKNQIDKTTSDYDKEKLQERLAKLSGGVAVLKVGAATEVEMKEKKARVEDALHATRAAVEEGIVPGGGVAYLRAAAKLDGLKLANEDQQIGVEIIRRSLEEPIRWIVNNAGQEGSVIINKVKEGKDDFGFNAQSEKFENLIKAGVIDPTKVTRIALENAASVAGLLLTTEATIVEKPEKEKPSMPQMPHGGDMY; this is encoded by the coding sequence ATGGCAGTAAAAATAATTTCTTATGATTCAGAAGCTCGTGCTGCGTTAAAACGCGGTGTCGATAAATTAGCTGATGCAGTTAAAGTTACATTGGGTCCTAAAGGGCGCAATGTTGTAATAGATAAAAAATTCGGTGCACCGACAATTACAAAAGACGGAGTTACCGTAGCAAAAGAAATCGAACTCGAGGATGCAGTCGAAAATATGGGCGCTCAGATGGTTCGTGAAGTTGCCAGCAAAACCTCAGATGTTGCAGGCGACGGAACAACAACAGCAACCGTATTAGCACAAGCAATAGTTCGTGAAGGTATGAAGAATGTAACAGCAGGTGCCAATCCTATGGATTTGAAACGCGGGATCGACATAGCGGTTCAAAAAGTAATCGAAGGTTTGAAATCGTTAAGTCAAACCGTTGGTGACGATCGCAAGAAAATTGAGCAAGTCGGTTCGATTTCAGCAAACAACGACCACACTATTGGTAAGTTAATCGCCGATGCTATGGAAAAAGTTGGTAAAGATGGTGTTATCACTGTGGAAGAAGCAAAAAGCACTGAAACAATCGTCGAGTGGGTCGAAGGTATGCAATTCGATCGCGGTTATCTTTCGCCTTACTTTGTAACTAATGCCGAAACAATGGAAGCAGAATTAGAAGAGCCTTTCATCTTAATTTATGATAAAAAAATTAGTGTTATGAAAGACCTTCTTCCGATACTCGAAAAAATTGCTCAATCTGGACGCTCGCTAGTTATTATCGCTGAAGACATTGAAGGTGAAGCATTAGCTACGTTAGTTGTGAACAGATTACGCGGAACTCTCCGTGTTTGTGCGATTAAATCTCCCGGTTTTGGCGATCGCAGAAAAGCAATGTTAGAAGATATCGCAGTACTAACAGGTGGTCAAGTGATTGCCGAAGAGAAAGGCTTCAAATTAGAGAATACACAACTTTCACTTCTCGGAAAAGCCAAGAAAATTACTGTCGATAAAGATAACACTACAATCGTCGAAGGTGCAGGCGAAGCAGAAGAGATTAAAAAACGCATCAACGAGATTAAGAATCAAATCGACAAGACAACATCTGATTACGATAAAGAGAAACTGCAAGAACGTCTCGCAAAACTTTCAGGTGGTGTGGCAGTTCTAAAAGTTGGCGCTGCAACAGAAGTTGAAATGAAAGAAAAGAAAGCCCGTGTCGAAGATGCACTTCATGCTACTCGTGCAGCAGTTGAAGAAGGTATTGTTCCCGGTGGCGGTGTTGCATATTTACGAGCAGCAGCGAAATTAGATGGTCTTAAATTAGCAAACGAAGACCAGCAAATAGGCGTTGAAATTATCCGACGTTCACTCGAAGAACCGATTCGTTGGATCGTTAATAATGCAGGACAAGAAGGTTCAGTTATTATTAATAAAGTAAAAGAAGGTAAGGACGATTTTGGATTCAACGCTCAATCGGAAAAATTTGAAAATCTTATCAAAGCCGGTGTAATCGATCCGACAAAAGTTACACGAATTGCGCTTGAAAACGCAGCAAGTGTAGCCGGATTATTGCTTACAACTGAAGCTACAATAGTTGAAAAGCCGGAAAAAGAAAAACCTTCGATGCCACAAATGCCACACGGCGGCGACATGTACTAA
- a CDS encoding co-chaperone GroES: MEIKPLADRVVVKPEVADEKTKGGIILPDTAKEKPVVGTIVAVGPGKKGDDGKIQPMEVKVGDKVLYGKYSGTEITIKGEEYLIMRESDLFGIV, from the coding sequence ATGGAAATTAAACCATTAGCAGACCGAGTTGTAGTAAAACCCGAAGTTGCAGACGAAAAAACAAAGGGTGGAATTATTTTACCGGATACCGCCAAAGAAAAACCAGTAGTTGGAACAATTGTAGCAGTTGGTCCTGGTAAGAAAGGCGACGATGGAAAAATTCAGCCAATGGAAGTAAAAGTTGGAGATAAAGTTTTATATGGCAAATACTCAGGCACAGAAATAACAATCAAAGGCGAAGAATATTTGATAATGCGTGAATCAGATTTATTCGGAATAGTTTAA
- a CDS encoding PspC domain-containing protein, translating to MKKLYRSTSNNKIAGICGGLGEILDVDPTIVRLIVIVLALITGVIPFVSGYLIAWWIVPLKSDLK from the coding sequence ATGAAAAAATTATATAGGTCAACGAGCAATAATAAGATCGCTGGAATATGCGGTGGGCTCGGAGAAATATTGGATGTCGATCCCACCATTGTCCGTTTAATAGTTATAGTTCTTGCTCTAATTACTGGAGTAATTCCATTTGTTAGTGGATATTTAATTGCTTGGTGGATTGTTCCCTTGAAATCGGATTTGAAATGA
- a CDS encoding GIY-YIG nuclease family protein, whose product AGSIPAASTNMFYTYILWSDSKNIYYVGHTHDLNQRLEYHNNARSNFTKRGIPWKLVYSEEFRTKSEAARHERFIKNRKSKKFIENLIAINAK is encoded by the coding sequence TCGCAGGTTCGATCCCCGCAGCGTCCACTAATATGTTCTACACTTACATATTGTGGAGTGATTCAAAAAATATTTACTACGTTGGACATACACACGATTTAAACCAACGTCTTGAATACCATAACAACGCACGTTCTAATTTTACCAAGCGTGGCATTCCTTGGAAGTTAGTTTACTCTGAAGAATTTCGGACAAAGTCCGAAGCAGCTCGCCACGAAAGATTTATCAAAAATCGTAAAAGTAAAAAATTTATTGAAAATTTAATAGCAATCAATGCGAAGTAG